The following proteins are encoded in a genomic region of Variovorax paradoxus:
- a CDS encoding TetR/AcrR family transcriptional regulator has translation MSSAPVFATGTTREQILAVARSLIETRSYLGFSFQDVADAVGIRKASLYHHFPTKEALGIAVIREATQAFKDWDAARVRTPKAALDSYFRMYRHTLKAGSGMCPAGALTPGWDCINEELRQAVQELRNTQVLWLTGVLGALAPAGQKKVASLAAYVFSVCQGALLASRMTGRAEDFDEAIAQLRSALPG, from the coding sequence ATGTCCAGCGCCCCCGTTTTTGCCACCGGCACCACCCGCGAGCAGATCCTCGCGGTGGCGCGCTCGCTGATCGAAACGCGCTCCTATCTGGGCTTCAGCTTCCAGGACGTGGCCGATGCGGTCGGCATCCGGAAGGCGAGCCTGTATCACCACTTTCCCACCAAGGAAGCGCTGGGCATCGCGGTGATCCGCGAGGCCACCCAGGCCTTCAAGGATTGGGACGCCGCCAGGGTGCGAACGCCGAAGGCCGCGCTCGACTCCTATTTCCGCATGTACCGCCACACGCTCAAGGCGGGTTCGGGCATGTGTCCCGCGGGGGCGTTGACGCCCGGCTGGGACTGCATCAACGAGGAGCTGCGGCAGGCCGTGCAGGAACTGCGCAATACCCAGGTGCTGTGGCTCACCGGCGTGCTGGGGGCGCTGGCGCCGGCCGGACAGAAGAAGGTCGCGTCGCTGGCGGCCTATGTGTTCTCGGTCTGCCAGGGCGCGCTGCTCGCCTCTCGCATGACGGGGCGCGCCGAAGACTTCGACGAAGCCATCGCGCAGCTCAGGAGTGCATTGCCCGGCTGA
- the xerD gene encoding site-specific tyrosine recombinase XerD: MTEAAPRQTPEIDDFIDALWLEDGLSKNTLAAYRRDLALFAQWLRKERSGVVLDAAQENDLQAYMGVRLSTKGKATSANRRLTVFKRYYRWALRERRIVADPSLRLAPARQMPRAIKTLSEKQVDDLLAAPDVETPLGLRDRAMLELMYASGLRVSELIALKAIDMSLNDGVLRVLGKGNKERLVPFGGEARRWIERYLEESRPAILDGQQTPDLFVTSRGAGMTRVMFWVIVKKQAAAAGIHVPLSPHTLRHAFATHLLNHGADLRAVQLLLGHADISTTTIYTHVARERLKQLHAQHHPRG; this comes from the coding sequence ATGACCGAGGCTGCCCCCAGACAAACCCCTGAAATCGACGATTTCATCGACGCCCTCTGGCTCGAGGACGGGCTGTCGAAGAACACGCTGGCCGCCTACCGCCGCGACCTGGCGCTGTTCGCGCAATGGCTTCGCAAGGAGCGCAGCGGCGTGGTGCTCGATGCCGCGCAGGAGAACGATCTGCAGGCCTACATGGGCGTGCGCCTCTCCACCAAGGGCAAGGCCACGTCGGCCAATCGGCGGCTCACCGTGTTCAAGCGTTATTACCGCTGGGCGCTGCGCGAGCGGCGCATCGTGGCCGACCCGAGCCTGCGGCTCGCGCCGGCACGGCAGATGCCGCGCGCCATCAAGACGCTGTCGGAGAAACAGGTCGACGATCTGCTGGCCGCGCCCGACGTGGAAACGCCGCTCGGGTTGCGCGACCGCGCCATGCTCGAGCTGATGTATGCGAGCGGGCTGCGCGTGAGCGAACTCATTGCGCTCAAGGCCATCGACATGAGCCTGAACGACGGCGTGCTGCGCGTGCTGGGCAAGGGCAACAAGGAACGCCTCGTGCCGTTCGGGGGTGAGGCTCGCCGCTGGATCGAGCGCTACCTGGAGGAGTCGAGGCCGGCCATTCTCGATGGCCAGCAGACGCCCGACCTGTTCGTGACCTCGCGCGGCGCGGGCATGACGCGCGTGATGTTCTGGGTCATCGTGAAGAAGCAGGCCGCGGCCGCCGGCATTCACGTGCCGCTGTCGCCGCACACGCTGCGCCATGCATTTGCGACCCACCTGCTGAACCATGGCGCCGATTTGCGCGCGGTGCAGTTGCTGCTGGGACACGCCGATATTTCGACGACCACCATCTACACCCACGTGGCGCGCGAGCGGCTCAAGCAGTTGCACGCGCAGCATCACCCGCGGGGCTGA
- a CDS encoding DUF72 domain-containing protein, with the protein MDRTMPLPTLRIGCAGWSLPRALWPEFPAEGSHLVRYAQRFDTVEIDTSFYRPHRRETYERWDASTPEGFRFSVKLPQSITHEKRLLDAMPEFEAFIAQADGLGAKLGCLVVQLPPSLVFDAGAVKRFLAALRRRHSGSVALEPRHRSWFVPQAEAVLSDFDVARVLADPVLFDEAAAPGGWPGLVYLRLHGSPRRYWSAYEDALLTRLAARLRQAREEGAACWCIFDNTAGGEAVGNALTLLRIASESALSPDRQP; encoded by the coding sequence ATGGACCGCACGATGCCGCTGCCGACCTTGCGCATCGGTTGTGCCGGCTGGAGCCTGCCGCGCGCACTGTGGCCGGAGTTTCCGGCCGAAGGTTCGCACCTCGTGCGCTACGCGCAGCGCTTCGACACGGTGGAAATCGACACCTCGTTCTACCGGCCGCACCGTCGCGAAACTTATGAGCGCTGGGACGCCAGCACGCCCGAGGGCTTTCGCTTTTCGGTCAAGCTGCCGCAATCCATCACGCATGAGAAACGGCTGCTCGATGCCATGCCCGAATTCGAGGCATTCATTGCGCAAGCCGATGGGCTGGGCGCCAAGCTCGGCTGCCTCGTGGTGCAGCTTCCGCCCAGCCTCGTGTTCGATGCCGGCGCGGTGAAGCGATTTCTTGCGGCGCTGCGGCGCCGGCACTCAGGGTCGGTCGCGCTCGAACCGCGGCACCGCAGCTGGTTCGTGCCGCAGGCGGAAGCCGTGCTGTCGGATTTCGATGTCGCGCGCGTGCTGGCCGACCCGGTGCTGTTCGACGAGGCAGCCGCGCCCGGCGGATGGCCCGGGTTGGTGTACCTGCGCCTGCACGGCTCGCCGCGCCGCTACTGGTCGGCCTATGAGGACGCGCTGCTGACGCGGCTCGCCGCGCGATTGCGGCAGGCGCGCGAGGAGGGCGCGGCGTGCTGGTGCATCTTCGACAACACGGCGGGCGGCGAGGCTGTGGGCAACGCACTCACGCTGTTGCGCATTGCTTCAGAATCGGCGCTCTCCCCAGACCGGCAGCCATGA
- a CDS encoding thiolase family protein, translated as MKAVISAYARSPFHFAKKGALAEVRPDTLAAGVVRGLLQRTDLDPALLEDIILGCAYPEASQGNNLARIVGLLAGLPHEVGGMTVNRFCGSSMQAVHIAAAQIEAGMGEAFLCVGVESMTMVPQGGFNFSPSPELMENTDAYISMGETAENVAQRWNVSRADQEAFAVESHRKAAAARAEGRLAGEIVPVRLASGDVVDADGCIRPSTSAEALAGLKPAFRSDGVVTAGTSSPLTDGAAVVLVTSDAFAARYRLQPLARIKSFAAVGVDPAVMGIGPIPAARKALARAGLNAADLDVIELNEAFSSQALACIRDLGLDPAKVNLDGGGLAIGHPLGATGARITGKAAALLAREKGRYALATQCIGGGQGIATILERL; from the coding sequence ATGAAAGCCGTCATCTCCGCCTATGCCCGCTCGCCCTTCCACTTCGCGAAGAAGGGCGCGCTCGCCGAGGTTCGCCCCGACACGCTGGCCGCCGGCGTGGTGCGCGGCCTGCTGCAGCGCACCGATCTCGATCCCGCGCTGCTCGAAGACATCATCCTCGGCTGTGCCTATCCCGAAGCTTCGCAGGGCAACAACCTTGCGCGCATCGTCGGACTGCTCGCGGGCCTGCCGCACGAGGTGGGCGGCATGACGGTGAACCGCTTCTGCGGCTCGTCGATGCAGGCGGTGCACATCGCCGCGGCGCAGATCGAAGCGGGCATGGGCGAGGCCTTCCTGTGCGTCGGCGTGGAGTCGATGACGATGGTGCCGCAGGGCGGCTTCAACTTCTCGCCCAGTCCGGAGTTGATGGAAAACACCGACGCCTACATCTCGATGGGCGAGACGGCCGAGAACGTTGCACAGCGCTGGAACGTGAGCCGCGCCGACCAGGAGGCGTTCGCGGTCGAGTCCCACCGCAAGGCTGCCGCCGCGCGCGCCGAAGGCCGCCTGGCAGGCGAGATCGTGCCGGTGCGGCTGGCCTCCGGCGACGTGGTCGATGCGGACGGCTGCATTCGCCCGAGCACTTCGGCCGAGGCGCTGGCGGGGCTGAAGCCGGCGTTCCGTTCCGATGGCGTGGTGACGGCCGGCACCTCGTCGCCGCTCACCGACGGCGCCGCGGTCGTGCTGGTCACCAGCGATGCCTTCGCCGCAAGATACAGGCTGCAGCCGCTTGCGCGCATCAAGTCCTTCGCGGCGGTGGGGGTCGATCCGGCGGTCATGGGCATCGGCCCGATCCCCGCGGCGCGCAAGGCGCTGGCGCGTGCCGGCCTGAATGCTGCCGACCTCGACGTGATCGAACTCAACGAAGCCTTTTCGTCGCAGGCGCTGGCCTGCATCCGCGACCTCGGGCTCGATCCGGCGAAGGTCAATCTCGATGGTGGCGGCCTTGCCATCGGCCATCCGCTGGGCGCGACCGGTGCGCGCATCACCGGCAAGGCTGCGGCTCTGCTGGCGCGCGAGAAGGGCCGCTACGCCCTGGCCACGCAATGCATCGGCGGCGGGCAGGGTATTGCCACCATCCTCGAACGCCTCTGA
- a CDS encoding Bug family tripartite tricarboxylate transporter substrate binding protein, with product MHFSFKPLWLFAGVALCAAAAGVQAQTVPKTVRLIVAYPAGGVSDVVARALGDKLAVQLGTTVVVENRAGASGAIGMDAVAKAAPDGATLGFSAISPLVLSPHLGKLPFDAQKDIAPVASVMYSPVLLIATPGSKSKDFRALIADAKAQPGAVRWATSGPASLGHIVLEQVRAATGVDITHVPYKGGGQQLNDALGGQFEILSTNASPTLSSHIQSGKLRPLAVGAPARLESLPQVPTLGELGYSAANINSLFGVFAPAATSPALIAKYNAEINKALASPELRAKLTATDNVPTGGAPAAFAKEIASEFESNGRIIKAANIKAD from the coding sequence ATGCATTTCTCGTTCAAGCCCTTGTGGCTTTTCGCGGGCGTGGCGCTTTGCGCGGCCGCAGCCGGTGTGCAGGCTCAAACCGTTCCGAAGACCGTGCGCCTCATCGTCGCGTACCCCGCCGGCGGCGTCAGCGACGTGGTCGCCCGCGCGCTCGGCGACAAGCTCGCCGTCCAGCTGGGAACCACCGTGGTGGTGGAAAACCGGGCCGGCGCCAGCGGTGCCATCGGCATGGACGCCGTGGCCAAGGCCGCGCCCGATGGCGCGACGCTGGGCTTCTCGGCCATCAGCCCGCTGGTGCTGAGCCCCCACCTGGGCAAGCTGCCCTTCGATGCGCAGAAAGACATCGCGCCCGTCGCGAGCGTGATGTATTCGCCGGTGCTGCTGATCGCCACGCCGGGCAGCAAGTCAAAGGATTTTCGCGCGCTCATCGCCGATGCCAAGGCGCAGCCGGGCGCGGTGCGCTGGGCCACTTCGGGTCCGGCATCGCTCGGCCACATCGTGCTGGAGCAGGTGAGGGCGGCGACGGGCGTGGACATCACGCATGTGCCGTACAAGGGCGGCGGCCAGCAGCTCAACGATGCGCTGGGCGGGCAGTTCGAAATTCTCTCGACCAATGCGAGCCCCACGCTGTCCTCGCACATTCAGTCGGGCAAGCTGCGTCCGCTGGCGGTGGGCGCGCCCGCGCGACTCGAGAGCCTGCCGCAGGTCCCCACCCTGGGCGAGCTGGGCTACAGCGCGGCGAACATCAACTCGCTGTTCGGTGTGTTCGCGCCGGCGGCAACATCGCCCGCGCTGATCGCGAAATACAACGCCGAGATCAACAAGGCGCTGGCCAGCCCGGAGCTTCGCGCAAAGCTCACCGCCACCGACAACGTGCCGACCGGTGGCGCCCCGGCCGCCTTCGCAAAGGAAATCGCCTCGGAGTTCGAGAGCAACGGGCGGATCATCAAGGCGGCGAACATCAAGGCCGATTGA